One stretch of Halobaculum marinum DNA includes these proteins:
- a CDS encoding NAD-dependent epimerase/dehydratase family protein has protein sequence MNDTRVLVTGGAGFIGSNLANTLAEAGNDVLALDNGYLGTAENLADDVEYVEADVLDDDLPTDVDVVFHLAALSSRQMLEENPRQGARVNIEGFVNVVEQAHADGCDTVVYASTSSIYGSQTDPCPEDMAVEASTGYDASMMGRERYAEYYNDFYDDLTLAGMRFFSVYQGYGGNEEHKGEYANTVSQFAAQIADGEAPVLWSDGSQTRDFTHVTDIVQGLILAAEHELAGVYNLGTGESYSFNEMVDMINEVLGTDVEPEYEPVPIDNYVFHTKADASKFKTATGWEPTVEFADGVREVCAPYLDD, from the coding sequence ATGAACGACACACGCGTGCTCGTGACTGGGGGGGCGGGGTTCATCGGGTCGAACCTCGCGAACACGCTCGCCGAGGCCGGAAACGACGTCCTCGCGCTGGACAACGGCTACCTCGGGACTGCAGAGAATCTCGCCGACGACGTGGAGTACGTCGAGGCGGACGTGTTGGACGACGACCTGCCGACCGACGTGGACGTGGTGTTCCACCTCGCGGCGCTGTCCTCGCGGCAGATGCTCGAAGAGAACCCGCGGCAGGGCGCCCGCGTCAACATCGAGGGGTTCGTCAACGTCGTCGAACAGGCCCACGCCGACGGCTGTGACACGGTGGTGTACGCGTCCACCTCGTCCATCTACGGGAGTCAGACCGACCCGTGTCCCGAGGACATGGCAGTGGAGGCGTCGACGGGGTACGACGCCTCGATGATGGGTCGAGAGCGCTACGCCGAGTACTACAATGACTTCTACGACGACCTGACGCTCGCCGGGATGCGCTTCTTCTCGGTGTACCAGGGGTACGGCGGCAACGAGGAGCACAAAGGCGAGTACGCCAACACCGTCTCGCAGTTCGCCGCTCAGATCGCAGACGGCGAGGCGCCCGTGCTGTGGAGCGACGGCTCGCAGACGCGCGACTTCACCCACGTCACGGACATCGTCCAGGGGCTGATCCTCGCGGCCGAGCACGAGTTGGCCGGCGTGTACAACCTCGGCACCGGCGAGAGCTACTCGTTCAACGAGATGGTCGACATGATCAACGAGGTGCTCGGCACCGACGTCGAACCGGAGTACGAACCGGTCCCCATCGACAACTACGTGTTCCACACGAAGGCCGACGCCTCCAAGTTCAAGACGGCCACCGGCTGGGAGCCCACGGTCGAGTTCGCAGACGGCGTGCGCGAGGTGTGTGCGCCGTACCTCGACGACTGA
- the gyrB gene encoding DNA topoisomerase (ATP-hydrolyzing) subunit B produces MSGSGDNEYGAGQIQVLEGLQAVRKRPAMYIGSTDSRGLHHLVYEVVDNSIDEALAGYCDHIEVTVHEDGSVSVSDDGRGIPVDTHEKYDRPALEVIMTILHAGGKFDNKSYQVSGGLHGVGVSVVNALSHWLEVEVKRDGYVWKHRFDHGEPEEGAFERVRPMEDDEETGTTIQFWPDTDIFETTDFTFDTLANRLRELAFLNSGVAITLTDERDGTVEEFLYEGGIREFVEYLNETRTPLHRDVVYFDANEEAEDGVVQVEVAMQATDELQGSVHAFANNINTREGGTHLTGFKTALTRVVNDYANSEGLIGDLDGNLKGEDVREGLTAVISVKHPDPQFEGQTKTKLGNSEVRGIVESAVHEHLGTYFEENPDVAETIVSKAAEAARARKAAKQAEELTRRKSALESTALPGKLADCQSRDPEDSELFIVEGDSAGGSAKLGRNPEFQAILPLGGKILNVEKHRLDRVLQNEEIRNMITAVGTSIGDEFDIDEARYEKVIMMTDADVDGAHIRTLLLTLFYRHMRPLVEAGYVYAAQPPLYRIRYKGETYDAMTEAERERIVEEKCDGKPDRVQRFKGLGEMNPEQLWETTMNPENRVLKQITIDDAAAADRMFNVLMGDSVEPRKQFIKDHAPEADWVDI; encoded by the coding sequence ATGTCAGGCTCAGGGGATAACGAGTACGGCGCCGGGCAGATTCAGGTGCTGGAGGGCCTCCAGGCCGTCCGCAAGCGCCCGGCGATGTACATCGGATCTACGGACTCTCGCGGCCTCCACCATCTGGTCTACGAGGTCGTCGACAACTCCATCGACGAGGCGCTTGCGGGCTACTGTGACCACATCGAGGTGACCGTCCACGAGGACGGCTCCGTCTCGGTGTCCGACGACGGTCGCGGTATCCCGGTCGACACACACGAGAAGTACGACCGCCCGGCGCTGGAGGTCATCATGACGATTCTCCACGCGGGCGGGAAGTTCGACAACAAGTCCTACCAGGTGTCGGGCGGCCTCCACGGCGTCGGAGTCTCCGTCGTCAACGCGCTGTCGCACTGGTTGGAAGTCGAGGTGAAGCGCGACGGCTACGTCTGGAAGCACCGCTTCGACCACGGCGAACCCGAGGAGGGCGCCTTCGAGCGCGTCCGCCCGATGGAGGACGACGAGGAGACGGGCACGACGATCCAGTTCTGGCCCGACACCGACATCTTCGAGACGACGGACTTCACGTTCGACACGCTCGCGAATCGCCTGCGCGAGTTGGCGTTCCTCAACTCCGGCGTCGCCATCACGCTCACCGACGAGCGCGACGGCACCGTCGAGGAGTTCCTGTACGAGGGCGGCATCCGCGAGTTCGTCGAGTACCTCAACGAGACGCGCACGCCCCTCCACCGGGACGTGGTCTACTTCGACGCCAACGAGGAGGCCGAGGACGGCGTCGTCCAAGTCGAGGTCGCGATGCAGGCGACCGACGAACTGCAGGGCTCGGTCCACGCGTTCGCCAACAACATCAACACGCGCGAGGGCGGCACCCACCTCACCGGGTTCAAGACGGCGCTGACGCGCGTCGTCAACGACTACGCCAACAGCGAGGGGCTGATCGGCGACCTCGACGGCAACCTCAAGGGCGAAGACGTCCGTGAGGGGCTGACCGCGGTCATCTCGGTGAAACACCCCGACCCGCAGTTCGAGGGGCAGACGAAGACGAAACTCGGCAACAGCGAGGTGCGCGGCATCGTCGAGTCGGCGGTCCACGAGCACCTCGGCACGTACTTCGAGGAGAACCCCGACGTCGCCGAGACAATTGTCAGCAAGGCCGCCGAGGCCGCTCGGGCGCGGAAGGCGGCCAAGCAGGCCGAGGAGTTGACGCGCCGCAAGTCGGCGCTGGAGTCGACAGCGCTGCCCGGGAAACTGGCCGACTGCCAGTCCCGTGACCCGGAGGACTCCGAACTGTTCATCGTGGAGGGCGACTCCGCGGGCGGCTCCGCGAAGCTGGGTCGCAACCCCGAGTTCCAGGCGATCCTCCCACTGGGCGGGAAGATCCTGAACGTGGAGAAGCACCGCCTCGACCGGGTGCTCCAGAACGAGGAGATCCGGAACATGATCACCGCCGTCGGCACCAGCATCGGCGACGAGTTCGACATCGACGAGGCGCGTTACGAGAAGGTCATCATGATGACCGACGCCGACGTCGACGGCGCGCACATCCGGACGCTGCTGCTCACGCTGTTCTACCGGCACATGCGCCCGCTCGTCGAGGCTGGCTACGTGTACGCGGCCCAGCCGCCGCTGTACCGCATCCGCTACAAGGGCGAGACGTACGACGCCATGACGGAGGCCGAGCGCGAGCGCATCGTCGAGGAGAAGTGCGACGGGAAGCCCGACCGCGTCCAGCGGTTCAAGGGGCTCGGCGAGATGAACCCCGAACAGCTGTGGGAGACGACGATGAACCCGGAGAACCGGGTGCTCAAGCAGATCACCATCGACGACGCCGCGGCCGCCGACCGGATGTTCAACGTCCTGATGGGCGACTCGGTCGAGCCGCGCAAGCAGTTCATCAAAGACCACGCACCCGAGGCCGACTGGGTGGACATCTGA
- the rocF gene encoding arginase, with protein MTVRIIGVPTDYGQDRRGVDMGPSAIRYGGLAEALASAGVEAVDDGDLAVPRAEERDPDSRQPSEGNAKFLRETEEVTTALADRVADAVAADETPLVLGGDHSVAIGSLKGSARDAEIGAVWFDAHGDYNTPTTSPSGNVHGMPLAAALGYDDWAGVEWANAPGLREENVAYVGLRALDDTERAAIRDSEMTAYTMSDIDERGITDVVGAALSVAADGVDGVHVSLDMDWLDPGIAPGVGTPVRGGVTYREAHHAMELVADADAVRSMEVVEVNPVLDESNETASLATELAASAFGKRIL; from the coding sequence ATGACCGTCCGCATCATCGGTGTCCCCACCGACTACGGGCAGGACCGACGTGGCGTGGACATGGGGCCGTCGGCCATCCGCTACGGCGGGTTGGCCGAGGCGCTGGCGTCCGCCGGGGTCGAGGCCGTCGACGACGGCGACCTCGCGGTGCCGCGCGCAGAAGAGCGCGACCCGGACTCCCGACAGCCCAGCGAGGGCAACGCCAAGTTCCTCCGCGAGACCGAGGAGGTGACGACGGCGCTCGCCGACCGCGTCGCCGACGCCGTCGCGGCCGACGAGACGCCGCTCGTGCTCGGCGGGGACCACTCCGTCGCCATCGGCTCGCTCAAAGGGAGCGCCCGCGACGCCGAGATTGGCGCCGTCTGGTTCGACGCCCACGGCGACTACAACACGCCGACCACCTCGCCGTCGGGGAACGTCCACGGGATGCCGCTGGCGGCGGCGCTCGGCTACGACGACTGGGCGGGCGTCGAGTGGGCGAACGCGCCGGGACTTCGCGAGGAGAACGTCGCGTACGTCGGCTTGCGCGCGCTCGACGACACCGAGCGAGCCGCGATCCGCGACTCCGAGATGACGGCGTACACGATGTCCGACATCGACGAGCGCGGCATCACCGACGTCGTCGGAGCCGCCCTGTCTGTCGCCGCCGACGGCGTCGACGGCGTCCACGTCAGCCTCGACATGGACTGGCTCGACCCGGGGATCGCTCCCGGCGTCGGGACGCCCGTCCGCGGCGGCGTCACCTACCGCGAGGCCCACCACGCGATGGAGTTGGTCGCCGACGCCGACGCCGTCCGGTCGATGGAGGTCGTCGAGGTGAACCCCGTGCTCGACGAGTCCAACGAGACGGCGTCGCTGGCGACGGAACTGGCCGCCAGCGCGTTCGGCAAGCGGATCCTCTGA
- the gyrA gene encoding DNA gyrase subunit A, which translates to MSSEPPVDPQDVRAAQIDRVRIEDEMEQSYIDYAMSVIAGRALPDVRDGLKPVHRRILYAMHEMGVTSNTSHRKSSSVVGETMGDYHPHGDQAIYDTLVNMAQEFSMRYPLVDGQGNFGSMDGDPAAAPRYTEARMADIAEELLADIEKDTVDFSANYDDRLTEPDVLPAAYPNLLVNGSTGIAVGMSTKVPPHNLGEVIDATIELIDDPDATVADLMEHVKGPDFPTGANIVGRNSVRKAYTTGRGRVRVRAEMDIEEFGNDRQRIVVTELPYQENKARIVERIANDVNEGLIEGVSDLRDESDREGVRVVIELKRGANVDVVKNQLLEHHLESTFGVINLALVDGQPKVLTLKETLEHYIDHRKEVVTRRSQFDLDEAEARAHILEGRLTALENVESVVETIRESEDRDAAKTALRNAYDFSEEQAEHIVRMQLGSLTSMEAAEIEDEYEDVQATIERLNEILDSEQELLDVIKDELREIKDKYDDERRTGFVEDTGSVTHEDLIPEEESVVVLSEDDYIKRMPAADFRAQNRGGKGIIGTDLKEGDRVSSVFVASTHDYLLCFTDKGRVYQLKTYQVPEMGRTARGKSAVNVLDLDDDEELTAVVNTDDLTGDEYLTMVTEGGYVKRTAGDEFDNILSTGIRAISLEEGDALADVQVTDGDRHLVIGTRDGMAIRFDEDEVRAMGRTARGVRGINLEGDDRVAGLAAIDEEHHNWVLTVTEHGYGKRTDLDQYRKQSRNGKGLIDIKTNDRNGPVCALETVTYGDHLFAMSAEGQIMRTRVEDISTIGRNTMGVTVMDLDEGDTVAAVDVLTAERVSGERTADDAASTDGDDADEEGEAADDAE; encoded by the coding sequence ATGAGCTCGGAACCGCCAGTCGACCCGCAGGACGTCCGCGCGGCCCAGATCGACCGCGTCCGCATCGAGGACGAGATGGAGCAGTCGTACATCGACTACGCGATGTCCGTCATCGCGGGGCGGGCGCTGCCCGACGTCCGTGACGGCCTCAAGCCCGTCCACCGGCGCATCCTCTACGCGATGCACGAGATGGGGGTCACCTCCAACACCAGCCACCGGAAGTCCTCCTCGGTGGTCGGCGAGACGATGGGTGACTACCACCCCCACGGCGACCAGGCCATCTACGACACGCTGGTCAACATGGCCCAGGAGTTCTCCATGCGCTACCCGCTCGTCGACGGGCAGGGGAACTTCGGGTCGATGGACGGCGACCCCGCCGCGGCGCCGCGGTACACGGAGGCACGCATGGCCGATATCGCCGAAGAGTTGCTCGCGGACATCGAGAAGGACACCGTCGACTTCTCCGCGAACTACGACGACCGCCTGACTGAGCCGGACGTGCTCCCGGCGGCGTACCCGAACCTCCTCGTCAACGGCTCGACCGGTATCGCGGTCGGGATGTCGACGAAGGTGCCGCCGCACAACCTCGGTGAGGTGATCGACGCGACCATCGAACTGATCGACGACCCCGACGCGACGGTCGCGGACCTGATGGAGCACGTGAAGGGGCCGGACTTCCCCACGGGCGCCAACATCGTCGGGCGCAACTCCGTCCGCAAGGCGTACACGACCGGGCGCGGTCGCGTGCGCGTCCGCGCAGAGATGGACATCGAGGAGTTCGGGAACGACCGCCAGCGGATCGTCGTCACCGAACTGCCGTACCAGGAGAACAAGGCCCGCATCGTCGAGCGCATCGCGAACGACGTGAACGAGGGTCTCATCGAGGGCGTCTCGGACCTGCGCGACGAGTCCGACCGCGAGGGCGTCCGCGTCGTCATCGAGTTGAAGCGCGGTGCGAACGTCGACGTGGTGAAGAACCAACTGCTGGAACACCACCTCGAGTCGACGTTCGGCGTGATCAACCTCGCGCTGGTCGACGGCCAGCCGAAAGTGCTCACGCTGAAGGAGACGCTGGAGCACTACATCGACCACCGCAAGGAGGTCGTCACCCGGCGCTCGCAGTTCGACCTCGACGAGGCCGAAGCCCGCGCACACATCCTCGAGGGACGGCTGACCGCACTCGAAAACGTCGAGAGCGTGGTCGAGACCATCCGCGAGAGCGAGGACCGCGACGCCGCGAAGACGGCGCTCCGAAACGCCTACGACTTCAGCGAGGAGCAGGCCGAACACATCGTCCGGATGCAGCTCGGGTCGCTCACGTCGATGGAGGCCGCCGAGATCGAAGACGAGTACGAGGACGTACAGGCGACCATCGAGCGCCTCAACGAGATCCTCGACTCCGAGCAGGAACTGCTCGACGTCATCAAAGACGAACTCCGCGAGATCAAAGACAAGTACGACGACGAGCGTCGCACCGGCTTCGTCGAGGACACCGGCTCCGTCACCCACGAGGACCTCATCCCGGAGGAGGAGTCGGTCGTCGTGCTCTCGGAGGACGACTACATCAAGCGGATGCCCGCCGCCGACTTCCGCGCGCAAAACCGCGGCGGAAAGGGGATCATCGGCACCGACCTGAAGGAGGGCGACCGCGTCTCCTCGGTGTTCGTCGCGTCGACGCACGACTACCTGCTGTGCTTCACCGACAAGGGCCGCGTCTACCAGCTCAAGACGTACCAGGTGCCCGAGATGGGCCGCACCGCCCGCGGGAAGTCGGCGGTGAACGTGCTCGACCTCGACGACGACGAGGAGTTGACGGCGGTCGTCAACACGGACGACCTCACCGGCGACGAGTACCTCACGATGGTCACCGAGGGCGGCTACGTGAAGCGCACCGCCGGCGACGAGTTCGACAACATCCTCTCGACGGGGATCCGTGCCATCAGCCTGGAGGAGGGCGACGCGCTCGCCGACGTGCAGGTGACCGACGGCGACCGCCACCTGGTGATCGGCACCCGCGACGGGATGGCGATCCGCTTCGACGAGGACGAGGTGCGCGCGATGGGTCGCACCGCCCGCGGTGTCCGCGGCATCAACTTGGAGGGTGACGACCGCGTCGCCGGCCTCGCGGCCATCGACGAAGAACACCACAACTGGGTGCTCACCGTGACCGAACACGGCTACGGGAAGCGCACCGACCTCGACCAGTACCGCAAGCAGAGCCGCAACGGGAAGGGGCTGATCGACATCAAGACGAACGACCGAAACGGTCCCGTCTGCGCGCTGGAGACGGTGACCTACGGCGACCACCTGTTCGCCATGAGCGCCGAGGGCCAGATCATGCGCACCCGCGTCGAGGACATCTCGACCATCGGGCGCAACACGATGGGCGTCACCGTGATGGATCTGGACGAGGGCGACACCGTCGCTGCCGTCGACGTGCTCACCGCCGAGCGCGTCTCCGGCGAGCGGACGGCCGACGACGCCGCGTCGACCGACGGTGACGACGCCGACGAAGAGGGCGAGGCGGCCGACGACGCCGAGTAG